In Streptomyces sp. NBC_00341, the DNA window GTCTGGTGACGGACGCGGTCGAGGCGGACGAGGGGATGGACCTGTACGCGTACGTGGTGGCCAGGCTCTCCAAGGGCGCCAGGGTCGACTACACGATCGTGGACGAGGCGCAGTTCCTGGCCCCGGACCAGATCGATCAGCTGGCCCGCGTCGTGGACGACCTGGAGATGGACGTCTTCGCCTTCGGGATCACCACGGACTTCCGTACGAAGCTGTTCCCCGGTTCGCAGCGGCTGATCGAGCTGGCTGACCGGGTCGAGCAGCTTCAGGTCGAGGCCCTGTGCTGGTGCGGGGCCCGTGCGACGCACAACGCCCGGACGATAGAGGGCGAGATGGTCGTCGAGGGTGCTCAGGTCGTGGTCGGTGATGTGAACCGCCAGGCGGGCGAGGTCGGTTACGAGGTCCTCTGCCGCCGCCACCACTCGCGCCGGGTGACCGCCGCGTCCGCTCGGGCGGGCGCGCTCTCGCCCGACGTCCTGCCGGTCTCGTCCGCCTGACACCGAGGGCGCCTTCCCGGGAGGCGATGGGCACTGATGGCCGAATTTCGGCCGGTTTCGCCGTGCTCGGCTACCGGGGTGATCCGGGGCGCAACGGTTCCGGAACTCGATGGCCGGAAACCGACTCTCCGCATCTCCCGTGGTGCCGAACTCCTGTTCTAGAGTCGCGGATTGTACGGGGGGGTGGCCGGGCCGGTGCCGGGGCGGCTGATGTGTGTCGGGGAGAGCTCTGCCCACCCTCATCACACACTGGGAGGGACCTTGCACGTCCGATTCGCGGTTCGCACCGCTCTGGCCGCCGCACTGCTGTCGGCAGCCGTCACCGCGACACCCTCGGCGTCGGCCGCCGACAACCACCTGGCGTCCCGGCAGCCGACCGGTGCTCCGGCCGCGGTCGCGGCCCAGACCCCGCCCGTGGCCGCCTGGCGGCTCGACGACCGCAACCGCTCCGAGCGGGCCGCCGCCTGGGCGGGGTCGTATGCGGGCCTGCCCGGCCCCGGCGTCCGGTTCGGGGACCAGGGGCCGGACGGCAACATGCCGGGCGCCGCGTACTTCGACGGGGGCGATTTCAGTTACGTGAACACGCAAGGCGCGGCCGTGGACACCACCCACGCCTTCACCGCCGGAGTATGGGTGCTCCCCGAGGAGACGGGCCGGGACATGATCGCCATCACCCAGTCCGGCATCACGAGCACCTCCAACTTCTCCCTCGGCACGACCACCGACGCAGCCGGGAATCCCGTCTGGAGCTTCACGCTGCCCTCGGCCGACGGCGAGAGCCGGGTCACCGGCGGCACCCCGCAGGCGGGCGAGTGGGCCTACCTCGCCGGGGCCTACGACCCCGCCACCGGCAAAGCGCGGCTCTACGTGGACGGCGCCCAAGTGGCCACGGCGGACGCGGCCGTGCCCGAGGACACCATCCTCTGGAACTTCGTGATGGGGCGGGACGGAGACGACCGGTCGAAGAGGTGGCAGGGCAGCCTCGCGGACGTCAGGCTGTGGGACTCCGTCGTCGCTCCGGCCGAACTCGCCGAGCTCGGCCGCCGCAAGCCGTGGCTCAGGGCCTACTGGCCGATGGAGAGCGCCGAGACCTGCTGCGACGGGCTGACGATCATTCCCGAAGTGGACCACCGTGCGGACTTCCTGCTCGGCGGCGACGCCCACATCACCACCGATGACGCGCTGGCCGGGACCGGCAGCGTCTCGCTGGACGGCGACGGCGACTATCTCGAAAGCAACATCCCGCCGCTCAACACGTCCAGGAGCTGGGCCGTCTCCGCGAAGGTCCGGCTGCACGGAACTCCCGACCGCGACATGGCCGTGCTCTCGCAGCTCGGCCGGCAGGCGGACGCCTTCACCCTCCGGTACCGCTCGGCCGACCGGACCTGGCAGGCCCTCCTCGCCCACGCCGACGAGCCGGACGCCACCACGACTCAGATCGGCGGCCCCGCGCCGGGCGGCACCCAGACCCTGCTGCTGCAGTACGACGCGAAGGCCGGCGACGTCCAGCTCTGGATCGACGGCACCCTCGCCGACAGCGCGCCGTACGCGGCGGCCGATGCCTGGGAGGCCGTGCAGTTCCTCCAGGCCGGCCGGGACTCGGCCGCCGACGGGGTCGGGGCCCACTACCTCGACGGTGACATCGACGAGGTGCGCACCTGGGCCGGGGCGCTGTCCGGCGAGGAGATCAACTCGCTCTGAGCCGGAG includes these proteins:
- a CDS encoding thymidine kinase; this encodes MPELVFFSGTMDCGKSTLALQIGHNRSARGLQGVIFTRDDRAGEGKLSSRLGLVTDAVEADEGMDLYAYVVARLSKGARVDYTIVDEAQFLAPDQIDQLARVVDDLEMDVFAFGITTDFRTKLFPGSQRLIELADRVEQLQVEALCWCGARATHNARTIEGEMVVEGAQVVVGDVNRQAGEVGYEVLCRRHHSRRVTAASARAGALSPDVLPVSSA
- a CDS encoding LamG domain-containing protein: MHVRFAVRTALAAALLSAAVTATPSASAADNHLASRQPTGAPAAVAAQTPPVAAWRLDDRNRSERAAAWAGSYAGLPGPGVRFGDQGPDGNMPGAAYFDGGDFSYVNTQGAAVDTTHAFTAGVWVLPEETGRDMIAITQSGITSTSNFSLGTTTDAAGNPVWSFTLPSADGESRVTGGTPQAGEWAYLAGAYDPATGKARLYVDGAQVATADAAVPEDTILWNFVMGRDGDDRSKRWQGSLADVRLWDSVVAPAELAELGRRKPWLRAYWPMESAETCCDGLTIIPEVDHRADFLLGGDAHITTDDALAGTGSVSLDGDGDYLESNIPPLNTSRSWAVSAKVRLHGTPDRDMAVLSQLGRQADAFTLRYRSADRTWQALLAHADEPDATTTQIGGPAPGGTQTLLLQYDAKAGDVQLWIDGTLADSAPYAAADAWEAVQFLQAGRDSAADGVGAHYLDGDIDEVRTWAGALSGEEINSL